In Dryobates pubescens isolate bDryPub1 chromosome 26, bDryPub1.pri, whole genome shotgun sequence, a single window of DNA contains:
- the APCDD1L gene encoding protein APCDD1-like, protein MVRCWWLAGLLVACAAAEPPLRWEPRCRQQLRHLQDGARIAARLPPRLEGRWVSTGCEVRPGPEFLTRSYLFYSNRLFKAYQFYYWDPSCHDPSYTLVIKGKLRLRQASWITRGATEADYHLHKVGIVFHSQKAMQEVASWINQTSSEGCSGFLPLGRTWAPGALYELLSAKTERDCTAALGFAMHELSLVRVEKHYQPLLQPQQSGSRLVEELYLGDIHTEWVERLHYRPTGYQRPMQSAVHHVHPCPACGIIYRADEHHPPILPARAQLPMQLSGSWVSTHCEVRPAVLFLTRYFIFHGHNHTWEGYYYHYSDPLCKQPTFTIYASGHYTQGIPSSKVRGGTELAFKVTQARVTPMDQVTVMMLNSSEPGSCGLTSSWSAGVEQDITPTNGCLALGIKLPHTEYELFKTEQDTRERSLLYIGERPTDGSSPDSPDKRPTSYQAPLIQCAGASEEFPSYVSLKYLGKKDANGNEALKPLPVAFLLSVALLFLRWD, encoded by the exons ATGGTCCGGTGCTGGTGGCTTGCCGGGCTGCTCGTAG CCTGCGCGGCCGCGGAGCCTCCGCTGCGTTGGGAGCCGCGGTGCCGGCAGCAGCTCCGCCACCTGCAGGACGGCGCCAGGATCGCGGCGCGGCTGCCCCCCCGCCTGGAGGGCCGATGGGTCTCCACCGG GTGTGAGGTGCGGCCAGGACCCGAGTTCCTCACTCGATCCTACCTCTTCTACTCCAACCGCCTCTTCAAAGCTTACCAGTTCTACTACTGGGACCCCTCCTGCCACGACCCCTCCTACACGCTGGTCATCAAGGGCAAGCTCCGGCTGCGCCAGGCCTCCTGGATCACTCGTGGGGCCACCGAGGCTGACTACCACCTCCACAAAGTCGGCATTGTTTTCCACAGCCAGAAAGCCATGCAGGAGGTGGCCTCCTGGATCAACCAGACCTCCAGTGAGGGCTGCAGTGGGTTCCTGCCCCTGGGGCGCACCTGGGCTCCTGGAGCCCTCTATGAACTGCTAAGTGCCAAGACTGAGCGTGACTGCACAGCTGCCTTGGGCTTTGCCATGCATGAGCTCAGCCTGGTGCGGGTGGAGAAGCACTAccagcccttgctgcagccccagcagagcgGGAGCCGGCTGGTGGAGGAGTTGTACCTGGGGGACATTCacacagagtgggttgagaggcTCCACTACCGACCGACTGGTTATCAGCGACCCATGCAGAGTGCTGTG caccacgtgcatccttgcccagcctgtggAATCATATACAGAGCTGATGAGCACCACCCACCCATACTGCCTGCCAGAGCTCAGCTTCCCATGCAGCTGAGCGGCAGCTGGGTGAGCACCCACTGCGAGGTCCGACCTGCCGTGCTTTTCCTGACCAGGTACTTCATATTCCACGGTCACAACCACACCTGGGAAGGTTACTACTATCACTACTCTGACCCACTCTGCAAACAGCCGACCTTCACCATCTATGCGTCTGGGCATTACACCCAGGGCATCCCCTCCTCCAAAGTGAgaggtggcacagagctggcctTTAAAGTCACCCAGGCTCGGGTGACACCGATGGATCAGGTGACAGTGATGATGCTGAACTCCTCAGAACCTGGAAGCTGTGGGCTGACAAGCTCCTGGAGTGCTGGGGTGGAGCAGGATATAACCCCCACAAATGGATGTTTGGCTTTGGGCATCAAGCTGCCCCACACAGAGTATGAGCTTTTCAAAACGGAGCAAGACACGAGAGAGCGCAGCCTGCTGTACATCGGCGAGAGGCCCACGGACGGGTCCAGCCCCGACAGCCCTGACAAGAGACCCACCTCCTATCAGGCACCTCTGATTCAGTGTGCAGGAGCGTCAGAGGAATTCCCCAGCTATGTTAGTCTAAAATACTTGGGAAAGAAGGATGCTAATGGGAATGAAGCACTAAAACCTTTGCCTGTGGCCTTTTTATTGTCTGTAGCACTTCTGTTTTTAAGATGGGACTAG